Proteins encoded together in one Acanthochromis polyacanthus isolate Apoly-LR-REF ecotype Palm Island chromosome 12, KAUST_Apoly_ChrSc, whole genome shotgun sequence window:
- the arl4aa gene encoding ADP-ribosylation factor-like 4aa, with protein MGNGLSEQPSFISSIPFFSSFHIAILGLDSAGKTTVLYRLQFNEFVNTVPTKGFNAEKVKVSLGSHRTVTFHFWDVGGQEKLRPLWKSYTRCTDGIIFVVDSVDAERMEEAKTELHKIAKTSENQGVPLLVVANKQDLRHSLGLAEIEKLLALKELGPATPWHLQPACAIIGDGLRDGLDKLHDMILKRRKALRQQRKKR; from the coding sequence ATGGGGAATGGATTATCGGAACAACCTAGCTTCATCTCAAGCATCCCGTTTTTCAGTTCTTTCCACATTGCCATCCTCGGACTAGACTCTGCTGGAAAGACCACCGTCTTGTATAGACTGCAGTTCAATGAGTTTGTGAACACCGTGCCGACCAAAGGTTTCAATGCAGAAAAGGTCAAAGTGTCACTGGGCAGCCACAGGACTGTGACATTCCACTTCTGGGACGTCGGTGGTCAGGAGAAGCTGCGACCCTTGTGGAAATCATACACACGATGCACAGATGGCATCATATTCGTGGTGGACTCTGTGGATGCAGAGCGCATGGAGGAGGCCAAAACGGAGCTCCATAAAATTGCCAAAACCTCTGAGAACCAGGGAGTGCCCCTCCTGGTGGTGGCCAACAAGCAGGACTTGAGGCACTCTCTGGGTTTGGCTGAAATTGAGAAATTGCTAGCATTGAAAGAACTGGGCCCCGCGACACCCTGGCATCTGCAGCCAGCCTGCGCCATCATAGGAGATGGACTCCGGGATGGCCTGGACAAACTTCATGACATGATCCTGAAAAGGAGGAAGGCTCTTCGGcagcagagaaaaaagagaTAA